A section of the Triplophysa dalaica isolate WHDGS20190420 chromosome 8, ASM1584641v1, whole genome shotgun sequence genome encodes:
- the LOC130427791 gene encoding interferon alpha/beta receptor 1a-like: MHSSCWYNCAFLLLLEVSVVFGDLSSPQNLTLHTLNTHYILQWDWGHETALNETVTFTAQYIAQYKIRRSTQSKNWKSVCVNVVERQCDFTDSRLYYFGMFLLRVQAKSARQSSLWVQIEFCPDKHAAIGPPSSVQLNSIIDGLEIIVADPLDNTNQSMNILVQNMKYLIHYWKKHEDVQKADFLSTKNNVVTLSKLDKWTWYCVIVQTHYEFYNKSSVYSDTHCMQTGGEITNLTIFLYVLMSLVLFVFLFPVLLFGSHKTYKILKSIFYPSITFPSYILENRAADSDMPRLLIPEAEIFCEHLDITSAEVNAAITVMEQDQAIETHGQHDSGDSGFISTEEDSCHKEHSLTRPIKHNEFHVEDMCKMNHREEIQDGMMGVTM, translated from the exons ATGCATTCATCTTGCTGGTACAATTGTGCTTTCCTCCTCCTGCTTGAAGTATCAGTTG TGTTTGGAGATTTGAGCAGTCCTCAGAATTTGACTCTTCATACGCTGAACACTCATTACATTCTGCAATGGGACTGGGGTCATGAGACGGCTTTGAATGAGACTGTTACTTTCACCGCACAGTATATAGC GCAGTATAAGATCCGGAGGTCCACTCAAAGCAAGAACTGGaaatctgtgtgtgtaaatgtggtGGAGCGACAATGTGACTTCACAGACAGTCGTCTGTATTACTTTGGCATGTTCCTGCTGCGTGTGCAGGCTAAATCAGCTCGGCAGTCTTCGCTTTGGGTCCAAATCGAGTTCTGTCCTGATAAACATG CTGCTATAGGTCCCCCATCCAGTGTGCAGCTGAACTCAATCATAGATGGTTTAGAGATTATTGTTGCCGACCCTCTAGACAACACTAACCAGTCTATGAATATCCTGGTACAGAATATGAAGTACCTCATCCATTACTGGAAGAAACATGAAGATGTGCag AAAGCTGATTTCTTGTCGACCAAAAATAATGTTGTGACATTGTCTAAGCTGGACAAATGGACATGGTATTGTGTAATAGTTCAGACCCACTATGAATTCTACAACAAAAGCAGTGTCTATAGTGACACACACTGCATGCAGACAGGAG GAGAGATTACAAACCTGACGATATTTTTGTACGTCCTGATGTCTCTggtgctgtttgtttttttattcccCGTCTTGTTATTTGGCTCCCACAAGACTTACAAGATACTAAAGAGCATCTTTTACCCATCTATTACATTTCCATCGTACATCCTGGAG AACAGGGCAGCAGACTCCGACATGCCAAGGCTGTTGATTCCTGAGGCAGAGATATTCTGTGAGCACTTGGACATTACCAGTGCTGAGGTGAACGCTGCGATCACAGTGATGGAACAAGATCAGGCCATAGAAACACACGGCCAACATGACAGTGGAGATTCAGGCTTCATCTCTACGGAGGAGGATTCGTGTCATAAAGAGCACAGCCTGACACGACCCATCAAACACAATGAATTCCACGTGGAAGACATGTGTAAGATGAACCACAGAGAAGAGATACAAGATGGGATGATGGGAGTAACAATGTAA